The genomic region GGCACCGCATCGAGCGCGGCGAGCGTCCTGCCTGTGCCGACGTCTGCCGCGAGTCCGCGCGTTTCTGGGGTGACTTCGACGATCCCGAGTCCGAAGTCTCCAAGCTCATAGCGACGCGCGAGTATAAGCAGCTCCAGACGAGCGTCGGTACGGAGCCGAACATCTACTACCTGGTGTAACGGACGGGCTTGCTCGTCCCGGGCTGAGGGCCGGACGCGTGGCGACCGGCTCTCCGGCCCGGGATATCGCGTGCGGGAGGGGGAGGCATGGAGGACTGTAGGGGCGTGCGGACGTGCGCCGGGGAGCGCGACGATCGTCTGGTGCCTATCGGGGGATCGGCCATGCACGCTTGCTGTCCGGATCCCGCAGGATGGGACTCCCTGCTCGCCGAGCGCCCGACACTCGCGACGTGGCTCGAGAACTACGCGGGCATCCGCCGCGATTACGTCGAGAGCGTGGATAGCCTGGGTGTTGACCTGGCGCCTGAGGGTTACCTGAGTGCCGAGACTCTTGCTGTGCGGGAGCGTGTCCTCGCTAAGGGTGCCCACGAGCGCAACGCCGGCGCCAGTCTCTGGGCTGGCGAGCTGTCCCCGGCCTGCGCGGCCTGTGCTGACGGTCTTGGCAGCCGTACGTTTGCGCCCTCCCTGCGCTGCAACCGCTCGTGCTACTTCTGTTTCAACCGCAACCAGGAGAGTGTTTCGGACAGACTGCCAGCCTGGGACGATGCTCAACGGGAACTCAAAGCGTTCTCGGCCGAGGTCGGTGGCGATGTCACGCATGTGGGCCTAACCGGCGGCGAGCCGCTGCTCTACAAGGAAGAGACGTATACGTTTTTACGTCGAGCTCGCGCTGAGTATCCCGGTGCGCACCTGCGCCTCTATACGGCTGGCGACTTTCTGGACGCGGAGTGCTTGGCAGAGCTGCGGGATGCGGGTCTTGACGAGCTGCGCCTGAGCGTCAAGATCGATGTGGATGACGGGGCCGGGTATCCTACGAGCGTCGCCGTCCTCATCGAACAGGCTTGCAACCGCCTTGAACTTGCGCTTCGGTACATCCCCGCCGTCATGGTGGAGATGCCTGTCATCCCCGGTACGGGCGAGGCGATGCAGCGGTTGCTGCGCCGGCTCGACGAGATTGGCGTCTTTGGCATCAATCTGCTGGAGTTCGGCTACCCAGTGAGTGACTGGGCGCCGTTTCGCCAGCGCGGCTTTGAGATCAAGAACCCGCCGTACGAGGTCCCGTATGACTACTCCTATCCAGCGGGTCTGCCCGTTGAGGGGAGCGAGCTTCTGTGCCTTGAGCTGTTGGAGTTTGCGCTTGACGAGGGACTGTCGCTCGGGGTGCATTATTGCTCGCTTGAGAACAAAAATCGCGGCCAGGTGTTTCGCCAGAATGCGGCTGTCAACCTTGCTGGTGGTGTGTACGAGCTCGATAGGGGCGACTTCTTCTACAAGACGGCCAAGGTGTTCGATGACGACGTCGAGGCAGTGCGGGAGCTTTTGGCCGAGCGTGGCATCTGCTGCGAGATCGATGGCGACGACGGCAGCCTCTCGTTTCCTCCGAGCCGCCTCGATTTGCTCATGGGGTTGCCCGTCGTGCCGGCCATCTCGACGAACGTGATCGAGACGACGGCGCGGGGGAGCGCTTTGCGAGAAGTTGCTCTCGACGCGGTGTGGATATAGGCAGGTGCGCACGCCCCTGTTTGATGCGCTGGCGTGGGAAGGGCACTGCACCGTGTTGGGCGGGGCGCGCGGACGGCGTAGTGGCGTGCGGCTGCTGAACTTGAGGTGTGGGCGGTGAATATGAGGCCGGCCTTGTGGAGGCTAGCTCAAGTGGCAGGAGGGGAACGTTTCCTATGATCGAGAGCACTGCCCAGGGTAGCGATGGGGCACAGGTGTGGCAGGCTCGTGCGGCGGCTTACGAACTGCTTGCCCTGTCGTTTGCCTACCCGACGGATGAGCTGGTGGGTGCGCTCGTCTCGGGCGAGTGGGCTGACGCCGCTCGGGAGATGGCAGGGGCCATTGGTTGCGCGCTACCCGAGGGCTGGGGCGCGTGCCTGGACGCCTATTCCGAGGGTGCTGCCGAGGACGTGACGCATGAACTGCGTGTGGAGGCGACACGCTTGCTTGTGGGAGCGCCGAAGCCGGTGGTCTCGCCGTACGAGGGCGTATGGCGCGCAGCCGACGACGGGGTGGCGCCGCTGCTCTACGTGAACAGGCATTCCATGGACGTCGAGCGTTCGATGCGCGCCTGCGGGCTCGGCCGTCCCGAGGGTACGAACGACCCCGTTGACCGCGTGGACACGGAGCTCGAGTTCCTCGAGTACCTCTGCACTCTAGCGGTGAGCGAGGTCTCGCTGTCCGGAAGCTCTCCTACGGCGGTCTATCAGACTTTTCTCGACCGCCACGCGCTCGTCTGGATGCCTCGCTTTGCCGAGGCCGTGGCGCGGGATGCGCGTGAACCCTTCTACCGAACTGCTGCTGACCTGCTGCGAGTCGTTCTCGGTTGCTGACGAGGTAAGCCGTTCGGATCTGTTCACTGTTGTTTAAAATATGGGGCGCCCGCCACCTGCTCTTTCGCAGACGGCGGGCGCCTCTGGTTTGATAGCTGGTACGGGGCTCTACGCCCAGTGGATGCGTGCCTCGTCGAAGCGCTCGGGGCCGCGGGGTGTGACCTCGCTGGCAGGATGGCCGACGGCGATGATGGCGAACGGGTCGAGGCCGGCATCAGCGGGGATGCCGAGCATCCGAGCGGTCTCGTCCATGCGCTCGCGGTACGGCGCGACGCCCATCCACACGGCTCCGAGACCCAAGCCTGCCGCCTCCACGAGGATGTTCTCGACGCAGGCGCCCATGTCCTGCGGGACGTGCGCCGGCGATGCGAGCTCCTGCGTGCGCGCGCACGCGACGATGGCCAGGGCTGCGCCGGCTGCGGGCTTCGTGTAGGGTGTTGCCTGCGAGAGCGCCTCGAGCATGGCGCGGTCGCGCGTAACGTAGAACTCCCACGGCTGCTGGTTGCGAGCTGACGGCGCCGCCATTGCGGCCACGAACAGCCGACGAACATCCTCGTCACTCACGGGCTCCTCCGTGAACTGTCTCACGCTTGCCCGCGCTAGAACAGGGTCGAAGCCGCTCTTTTCATCTTCGTCGACAGTGTTCATCTTGTCTTCCTTTCTTCTAAGGTACTTACTCGATATGATGTCTGGTCTTTACCCAGAACTTCACTTTTCTATGAGTATCTCGGCAGGGAATAGCGCTGGGTTTTTGATCTGCCGGAGGCGAAGCAGCTTTTCGATTCCGCCTTCCACATCGACGGGCGCTTATCGCTCATGCTACAAAACCCGGCCTCGTGAAATCGCGTGCTACAGAATGCAGCGATATGCACGATCCCACTCACTTGCTAGTTTTACCTGCAAGCTGCCCACCTGCAGTGATACATGCATTGTTAGTAGTAACACTGCCGAAAACGACCCCGAATCGTACAAAACGCCGGGTTTTGTAGCAGCGGAATTCACGAGGCCGCTTTTTGTAGCAGCCGCACTCCGTCTTAGCTGCGCTCCGGCCCCGGCGCCTTCTTGCTGACGCGCGCCACGGGCCCGCGCATCTGCTACCATACCGCACGCCTTGTCGCGCGTTCGTGCCTGCGGGTACCCTGTGTGCACCCCGCGCGTCGCTCCTCCGCGCGGCGAGACCCGTCTGGCCATCGTTGGGCCCTGTCCAGACGTGCACCCACCCGTTGCCCAAGCGTCACGTTTCTCGAAAGGACCTTCCCATGAACACGCGTTTCATCGCCCAGACGGGCATGATCGCCGCTGCCTATGCGGCGTTCACGCTCGTCGCCCTGCTGTTCCTCGGAGGATTGGCCTGGGGGCCGGTCCAGTTCCGCGTCTCCGAGGCGCTCTGCGTCCTCGCCATGTTCACGCCGGCCGCCGTGCCGGGCCTCACGATCGGCTGTGCCCTGGCCAACCTGCTCAACATCGCGATCTCGGGCACAGGCATGCTCGGCCTGCTCGACGTCGTGTTTGGCTCGCTGGCCACGCTTCTCGGCGCGCTGTGGATGCGCCACTTCCGTGCGAACCCGCTGCTGGCGCTTGCCGGCCCCGTCATCTTCAACGCTCTCGTCGTCCCGGCCTACCTGCCGCTGCTGCTCCAGGGCCTTGGCTTCTACACGATTCCGTTCACGAGCATAAGCCTGGACGGCGCCTACCTGCCCATGTATGTTTTCGGCCTCGTCTCGACCGCCATCGGTGAGGCGGTTATCCTTTACGTACTGGGCTACCCGCTGTATCGTGCCCTGAGCAGGACGTCTGTGTTTCAGAATCTCGAGTCGGCCCCCGCAACGGCCGGCTCTTCGACAACGCGTTCGTAAGCATCCGGCGCGTGCCAAGCGCCTCTCGAGCTTGCGAGGAAAGGGGTTGCGCCATGAATCCGGCGGTCGTCATCCCCACATACTGGTCGTCGAGCGACCACCTGGGCAATCCCGGCAGCGTGCAGTGGTATGACCACGCCACGCCCGTCGAGAGCGAGCACCCCCAGCTCGACCTGTGCCTCGCCTCGCTCAAGCAGGTGCTCGGCCTCAAGACCGTCATCATCCTCGTCACTGCGCCGCCGGCCGTTGAGGAGCGGGCCGTGCGGCGCGTGCGCGAGCTGGTGGACAGGCACGAGCTGCCCGACGTCGTCATCGTCGACTCGTTCAAGTCCATGGTGCTCAACGAGAAGATCTCCGAAGACCTGCCCGCCGACATCGGCGAGCCCATCTCGCTGCGCGGCTACGGCGCCATCCGCAACATGGGCCTGCTGGCCTGCTGCGCCCTGGGCTGCGACGTCGCGGTGTTCATCGACGACGACGAGACGATCCTCGACGAGAACTTCCTCGTGAACGCCGTGTACGGCTTCGGCCAGGTCGATCGCAACGGCCTGCCCATCGTCGCCAAGTCCGGCTACTTCCTCGACCGTCGCAACTCTGCGCTGGCCGATCGCCGCACCGTCAAGTTCTACGACAAGTTCTGGGCGAAGCGCGCCGAGTTCAACGAGTGGATGACGCAGGCGCTGGCTGGTCCGCGCATCTCGCGCAGCAACGTCGTGTGCGGTGGCTGCTTCGCCGTGCACGCCGAGGCGTTCACCCGCGTGGCGTTCGACCCGTGGATCACGCGCGGCGAAGACCTCGACTACCTCATCAACATGCGCCTCTATGGCATGGACGTGTGGTTCGACAACAAATGGCGCGTCCGCCACACGCCGCCGCGCATCAAGGACACGGCCCCGCGCTTCCTGCAGGACGTCTATCGCTGGACGTACGAGCGCCGCAAGATCGAGATCTGCAACTCCAACATCGACATGCACATGCTGACGCCCGAGGCGCTCATGCCCTACCCGGGTCCGTGGATCAGCCCTGAGCTGCCGAACCGCATCCGCAAGACGGCGTACTGGCGCGCGATGATGACGCCGGAGAAGACCGCCTACTGGCAGATCTATCGTCAGGGCCGCAAGGACGCCGTGGACTACGCCGAGCAGAACTGCACGAACTACCTGCACTTCCAGCAGGCATGGCCCGAGGTGGCGCGCACGGCCTGGCTCGACGAGGAGATGCAGCACGTGCTGCGCGGCGCCGGCATGCTCTCGCCGGCCATCGCGGCGCGCATGGCGCAGCGTGCGGGCATGGTGAGCGGCAGCCCGACAGCTGGCCCCGCTGCCGATGCCGCGGGCGATCGCGCTGAGGGCGTCGGGACGTTCGCGGCTGCGGGCGCGCAGACGGAGTGGGGCGAGCAGTCCGAGCGCGACGCGCGCCACGAGCACTACGTTCCGGTGACGCCCCGACAGGCTCCCGTGCCTGCGCAGGCTTCCGACGCGCCTGCAGCCAGCGAGCCAGAGGATGTCCCGGACGTGAATGCCGCCGAGGTCCCCACGTGGGAGAGCGAGAGCGACGCCCCGCTGAGCGCCGACGATCTCTCGGCCGCGTGGGGCGACGACGACCAGGACGTCCCCACGTGGGCGACGGGCTCCCAGCCTCGCGTCGAGGCTGCCGACGGCCTGCTTGACGGCAAGCCGTCCGACCAGTATCCCGTCAGCGAGCGTCCCTCCGACGACTCGGAAGACCGTCGAGCCACCGCCAAGCCAGCCCCGACCTCGACACCGACCGACGCCGAGTAACGCAAGGGAAGTCCTGACCGCATGGAAATCACGCTTCTGCTCGGCATCGCCATCGCCCTGTGCGGCGTGGGTGTCGGCATCCTGTCCGCCATGTTCGGCATCGGCGGCGGTATGGTCATGGTGCCGCTCATCCACATCGTCTTCGGGCAGCCGGCGGCCATCGCGTCGGGCACGTCGCTGTTTGCCATCCTGCCCACGTCCATCTCGGGCATGCTGGCGCGCCTGCACGACGGCACGATCCGCTTCCGCATCGGCATCATCGTCGGTATCGCAGGGGCGTGCCTCTCGCCGCTGGGCGCCGTTGCTGCCACGAACCTGCCGGGCATGTACGCGATGATCCTGACGGGTGTGTTCATCCTGTTCACGGCGTACAAGATGTTCAAGCGCGTCTACAAGAGCCGTCCCGCTGCTCTTGCCGGCGCCGCAAACGGCGCCACGGCCCCTGCGCCCAAGAAGACGCTGCTCTCCGAGGACGGCAGCGTGCGCTTCTACGTGGGCTGCATCCTGCTCGGCTGCGTCGTGGGCTTCCTGTCGGGCTGGCTAGGCCTGGGCGGCGGCTTTCTCATCGTGCCCATCCTGCAGGCCGCCTTCGGCCTCACGATGAAGCAGGCCAGCGGCACGTCGCTCGTGTCGGTGGGCATCCTGGCCGTGCCGAGCTTCATCACGCACGCCCTGCTCGGCAACATCGACTGGCTGCTCGGCCTGCTGCTCATCGTCGGGTCCATCATCGGCGCGAAGCTGGGTGCCAAGATTCTCACACACGTCAACGAGCGCCTGCTCACAGGCCTGTTCGGCGTGCTTCTCGTCCTGTCGGGCATCATCATGGTCGTGCGCGAGATCGTCGGCTAGGGAGTCAACGTCATGATCCAGGAGCACTTCTTCGCCGAGCGGCGCGCCTCGCAGACCAAGTGGCTGCTCTCGCTCGCCTCAAAGACGCTCGAGTACATGCGCGGCGGCCTGTCGCAGCAGAATTGCCAGGCCGTGTGCGAGCTGCTGCTGCCCGAGACGCAGGCCATGGCTGTCGCAATGACCGACGACCGCGTCGTGCTGGGCTACGCCGGGCGCTTCGCCGAGGACTTCCCGCTGGGTAGCCCCATCCACACGGCGGCGACGCACGAGGCGCTCAGCACGCAGGAGGCCCAGGTGTTCTCCTCGACGGGAGCCACGGCGGCCACGAGCGGCTCGCCCATCATCCCTGCTGGCATCGTGGCGCCGTTGCTCGTGCGCAACGCCTCGCTCGGTACGCTCAAGCTGTACTACGAGGCGCCCGAGCTCATCGACGAGACGCAGATGGCCATCTCCGAGGGCTTTGCCGAGCTGCTCTCGACGCAGCTCTCGATGGCGGAGCTTGACCGTCAGGTGGAGCTGGCGACGAAGGCCGAGCTCCAGGCCCTGCAGTCCCAGATTAACCCGCACTTCCTGTTCAACACCATCAACACGATTGCCGCGCTCATCCGCACGGATCCCGACCGGGCGCGCGTGCTGCTGCGCGAGTTCGCGACGTTCTACCGTCGTACGCTCGAGAACTCCGACGACCTCATCACCGTGGAGCGCGAGATAGAGCAGACGACGCGCTACCTGGGCTTTGAGGTGGCTCGTTTTGGCGAGAGCCGCATCCGCCAGGTCGTACACGTCGAGCCGGGGCTCGAGATCGTGCGCGTGCCCGCCTTCATCATCCAGCCCATCATCGAGAACTCCGTCAACCACGCCATGCGCCCCGAGGGCCCGCTTACGCTGACGATCGACGTTCACGCCGACGGCGGCGACGCCGTGATCGCCGTGTCCGACGACGGCCTCGGCATGACGCAGGAGACGGCCGAGCGCCTCGTGCACGGGGAGTGTCGCGCCTCCGATCGGGGCACGGGCATCGCGCTGCACAACGTGGACGCCCGCCTGCATGCTTGCTTTGGGGGCGACAGCGGCATGACTATCGACACGCAGCTCGGTGTGGGCACGACGGTGACGATGCGCATAGCGGGAGCCGTGGCCGAGCTGTGGGGCGACGATGACGACGAGGACGACGGGGGAGATTTCGAGGACGCGTAAGCAAAAAGCCTAGGCGGAGCATCATATTTGCGGGGCGAGGATCGTCAAGAATACTTCACGTGAGCGGGTGCTCTGAGCCCTTGAACGGATACGTTTTCGGCTACAATGGCCCCAGGCCTGTGGGTGAACGAACGGTTCGAGAGGGAGCGGAGCAAGACCATGTTGAAGGCAATGATTGTTGACGACGAGGCTCCTGCCCGCTCTGAGCTGCGCTTTTTGCTCGATGAGGTCGGCGACGTCGAAGTGGTCGCCGAGGCCGACAACGTGCGCGCCGCTATCGAGAATCTCAAGAAGTCCCACTGCGACGTCATGTTCCTCGACATCAACATGCCGGGCGTCAACGGTATGCAGCTGGCCGAGGCGCTTTCGAAGCTCAAGAACCTGCCTGCCGTCGTGTTCGTGACGGCGTACGGCGAGTATGCGGCGAGCGCGTTTGACGTCAACGCCGTCGACTACCTCGTCAAGCCCGTCGAGACGGATCGCCTGCGCCGCGCCGTCGACAAAGTGCGCGCCGCACTGGGCACGACCGTCGCAAAGTCGCAGCCCGCATCCGAGCGCATCCCTGTCGAAAAGGGCGGCAAGAAGATTCTCGTGCCTGTCGACAAGATTCGCTACATCACGGCCAAGGACGACTACTCCTGCCTGTACACCGAGGATGATCACTACCTGTCGACGATCTCGCTCACGAATCTCGAGGCCCGCCTGGCCGACGCCAACTTCTTCCGCGTGCATCGCCGCCACATCGTCAACCTGTCGTATGTCAGCGAGGTCGAGAGCATCCCCGGTGGCACGCTGCAGCTCACGATGCGCGACGACAACGAGAAGATCCCCGTGTCGCGCCGCCGTGTCGCGCCGCTCAAGAAAGTGCTCAAGCTCTAGGCAGGTGATTTCATGGAAGCCGTACCTGCGTCGCTGACCCACGGTACTGGCAGCCTCTCGTCGGCGGCAGCCCGGGTCGAGCCGGAGCTCGCGCCAGAGCCCGTGTTGCCCGTCTTGCCATTACGTGTCGTTGAGCCCGGTTCTGAGCGACAGTTTCGCATCGACGTCCTGTCGGACACGCACGGCGTCCTCTCGACGGCCGCGTTTCGCGCTTGTGCCGGCGCCGACCTTATCGTACACGCTGGTGACATCTGCGCCGACGATATCATCGCGCGCCTCGAGATGCAAGCGCCTGTCATCGCCGTGCTCGGCAACAACGACTGGCCGGGCCAGTATGGGCCAAACGTGCAGGCCATGGCCCGCTTTGAGCGCCTGGGCATCACGTTCAAGGTGACGCACATCCCCTCGAAACTTGCCCCGCTTGACACGTGCATCGCCATCTGCGGCCACACGCACATCGCTGAGGTGACCGACGTCGGGGCGTGTACGATCGTCAACCCCGGCTCTGTGACGCGCCCTCGGGCTGCCGGCGGCCCCACGATGGCGCGCATCGTGCTCGAGGAAAACTTCGTGCGCTCCATCCGCATCATCCATCTCAACGCCGACGAGCGGTAGGATGGGGCGGACACGCATTCGTCTGTAGCGCAGAGAGCATCCAGGAGGAGTTTTCCGTGCCTATCACGATACCTGACGGCCTGCCCGCGAAAGGCATTCTCGAGGACGAGCGCATTTTCGCGCTCGAGGAGGACGTGGCCGCCAAGCAGGACATTCGCCCGCTCAATCTCGTGCTGCTCAACCTCATGCCCAAGAAGATCGAGACGGAGACGCAGATCCTGCGCCTCATCTCCAAGTCGCCGCTGCAGGTGCACCTTGACTTCATGCACATGGGCAGCCACGAGTCCAAGAACACGCCCGCCGACCACCTCGTGCGCTTCTACGAGACGTTCGACGAGCTCAAGGATCGTAAGTACGACGGCCTCATCATCACGGGTGCGCCGATCGAGCACTTGCCGTTCGAGGACGTCGACTACTGGCCCGAGCTGCAGCGCGTGCTCGACTGGAGCCGCGAGAACGTCTTCTCGACGATGCACATCTGCTGGGGTGCACTGGCGGGGCTCTACCATCGCTACGGCGTGCCGAAGCGCATGCTGCCGGCCAAGATGTTCGGCATATTCCCGCACAGGCTGTGCGACGAGTACCAGTTCCTGACGAACGGCTTCGACGAGGTGTTTATGATGCCGCACTCCCGGCATGCCGCCTTTGACGAGGCCGACATCGAGCGCGTGCCCGAGCTGCAGGTGCTTGGCCACAGCGACGTGGCGGGCAGCTCGCTCATCGCCTCGCGCGACCTGCGCGAGATCTACGTGACGGGCCACTTCGAGTACGGCAAGTTCACGCTGCGCGACGAGTACGAGCGCGACGTGGCGGCGCGCAAGCCCATCGAGCTGCCTGTCAACTACTACCCCGGTGATGATCCGGCGCAGGAGCCGCTGTTCACGTGGCGCAGCCATGCGAACCTGCTCTACCGCAACTGGCTGAACTACGTCTACCAGATGACGCCGTTCGACCCGCAGCAGATCAGCGCGAGCTACGAAGGCTACCGCTACGACGAGCGCATCTGGAACGTGGGAGCGCACAAGTAGGGAGTGCTGTCCCGTAACGTACCCTGGGGTATCTTACCCTGGGGTACGTTGTCGTGCGGTGGGTGATGAGCCTGATTAGGGCGCGCCGCCTGGGCGCATTTTTCGGTTCTGCCAGCTTTTGCAGAACCGGGCGCCGAGATTGGGCGCGAATTGCGCTCCTGCCAGGTTTGCGGGGCGTTTTTTGCGCCTGTGCGAGGGGGTGGCGTGGGGTCGTCAGCGTTTTCCCAGGTCAGGGGCGTGTGCTGCTGAGAGCTCCTTCCCGCAAACCTGGCACAATCGAAAAACGCGCCCAATCTGCGAGCCCCAATTTACAAAAGCTCGCACAAACGTCGATTGCGCCCGCTCCCGCCTGCTCCTTTCGCTCGCCCAAACCCGCCTGCTCCCTCCGCTCGCCCAGCCCGGCCTCCGCCCCCGCTCGTCTGGTCAAGCCTGCCGGCCTTCGCCTCGCCGCTTCACCCCCTACCCCCGCTCTCTCTACCGGCATTTTGCGCGAGCGCTTCCGGACGAGGCGTGCGAAGGTGGCGCGCTTGCGCTACTCTGCGGATATCCGAACGGCGACGCAACGCGCCCACATAAAGGAGGCCTCAGCTCATGTCCGATGTGGCAGCAGAGTTCGATCCTAAGCGGTTCACGGTCATCGACCATCCCCTTGTACAGCACAAGATGCACATCCTGCGCGACAAGGCCACGGCAACGAAGCAGTTCCGCGAGCTCGTGAGCGAGCTGGCCATCTTCGAGGGCTATGAGGCGATGCGTGACCTGCCCCTGGAAGACGTCGAGGTTGAGACGCCGCTCGAGACGGCGACGTGCAAGCGCCTTGCCGGCAAGAAGGTCGCTATCATTCCGATTCTGCGTGCGGGCCTGGGCATGGTCGACGGCCTGCTGACGCTCGTGCCCTCGGCGCGCGTCGGCCACGTGGGTATGTACCGCGATCCCGAGACGCACGAGCCGCACGAGTACTATTGCAAGCTGCCCGAGGACATCGCTAACCGCACGTGCCTCGTCGTCGACCCGATGCTCGCGACGGGCGGCTCTCTGACGGCCGCCATCAAGTACCTGCGCGACGCCGGCGCGCGCGACATCCGTTGCCTCGTACTCGTCGCTGCCCCCGAGGGCGTGCGCACGGCGCTCGACTTCGATCCCGATATCCGCCTCTACACGTGCGCCCTCGACCGCGAGCTCAACGACCACGCCTACATCCTGCCCGGCCTCGGCGACGCCGGCGACCGCATCTTCGGCACGAAGTAACGCCGGTCCTCCACACCTCCGCGCCATCCACAACACCCCCGTCCGGGCCCCCCGGACGGGGGGTGTTTTCGTATCAGTCGGTCTCTGACAGCCTGAGTTCCCCCCGTTTCCCAGGTTGCAGATTTCCTCTCTTCACATAATCCCGACATCTAGATTGTGACCTCGAACGCCCACATCGAGTGCGTTCACGGCACAGAATCGTCCGTTCGCCGGGTTTCTGTGCGCAAATTTATGGTGTTACGAAGATAGCTAGAGGTGCTATTCCGGCGAATGGTCAACGTCGTCAAACGGACTATTTTTGCCCTTCTCTGGCTGTGGTGCCTCGCCTCGGTAGACCAAAATTCCACTAAACGGGATTCATCTAGCAACAAAGCCACAGCTCACTGTATTTCTTTGTACTACAAAAGTATGACGCCGATCTGACAGTGGAAAGCGACAAAAACAGTTCCGCCCATGTTAAGCCAGCGCAAAGATCCCGCCTTCCCGCCGGCAAAATGGACCAGGTGATGCCTCAGGTGAATTACGTACGCGCGCGTAGAGGCGTATTGTCGGCCCGACACGGTGGGCTTCACCCCCTGACGCATGCCTGTCGATCGAGGTCCGATCAACCTGCGATCGATGACGTGTGTCGCCTTGGCTGAGGCTGCGTTCCACGGTGTGCATGGATACGGGGAGTGCGGAGAAGTCGGGGGAGGAGGAAAAGACATGAACAAGTTCGTGGTCGCGGATCCCAACCGGTGCATCAGCTGCAGGACGTGCATGGCCGCTTGCATCATGAAGCACGACGTTC from Coriobacteriia bacterium harbors:
- a CDS encoding radical SAM protein, producing MHACCPDPAGWDSLLAERPTLATWLENYAGIRRDYVESVDSLGVDLAPEGYLSAETLAVRERVLAKGAHERNAGASLWAGELSPACAACADGLGSRTFAPSLRCNRSCYFCFNRNQESVSDRLPAWDDAQRELKAFSAEVGGDVTHVGLTGGEPLLYKEETYTFLRRARAEYPGAHLRLYTAGDFLDAECLAELRDAGLDELRLSVKIDVDDGAGYPTSVAVLIEQACNRLELALRYIPAVMVEMPVIPGTGEAMQRLLRRLDEIGVFGINLLEFGYPVSDWAPFRQRGFEIKNPPYEVPYDYSYPAGLPVEGSELLCLELLEFALDEGLSLGVHYCSLENKNRGQVFRQNAAVNLAGGVYELDRGDFFYKTAKVFDDDVEAVRELLAERGICCEIDGDDGSLSFPPSRLDLLMGLPVVPAISTNVIETTARGSALREVALDAVWI
- a CDS encoding molecular chaperone TorD family protein, with the translated sequence MIESTAQGSDGAQVWQARAAAYELLALSFAYPTDELVGALVSGEWADAAREMAGAIGCALPEGWGACLDAYSEGAAEDVTHELRVEATRLLVGAPKPVVSPYEGVWRAADDGVAPLLYVNRHSMDVERSMRACGLGRPEGTNDPVDRVDTELEFLEYLCTLAVSEVSLSGSSPTAVYQTFLDRHALVWMPRFAEAVARDAREPFYRTAADLLRVVLGC
- a CDS encoding nitroreductase family protein codes for the protein MNTVDEDEKSGFDPVLARASVRQFTEEPVSDEDVRRLFVAAMAAPSARNQQPWEFYVTRDRAMLEALSQATPYTKPAAGAALAIVACARTQELASPAHVPQDMGACVENILVEAAGLGLGAVWMGVAPYRERMDETARMLGIPADAGLDPFAIIAVGHPASEVTPRGPERFDEARIHWA
- a CDS encoding QueT transporter family protein; protein product: MNTRFIAQTGMIAAAYAAFTLVALLFLGGLAWGPVQFRVSEALCVLAMFTPAAVPGLTIGCALANLLNIAISGTGMLGLLDVVFGSLATLLGALWMRHFRANPLLALAGPVIFNALVVPAYLPLLLQGLGFYTIPFTSISLDGAYLPMYVFGLVSTAIGEAVILYVLGYPLYRALSRTSVFQNLESAPATAGSSTTRS
- a CDS encoding sulfite exporter TauE/SafE family protein, which encodes MEITLLLGIAIALCGVGVGILSAMFGIGGGMVMVPLIHIVFGQPAAIASGTSLFAILPTSISGMLARLHDGTIRFRIGIIVGIAGACLSPLGAVAATNLPGMYAMILTGVFILFTAYKMFKRVYKSRPAALAGAANGATAPAPKKTLLSEDGSVRFYVGCILLGCVVGFLSGWLGLGGGFLIVPILQAAFGLTMKQASGTSLVSVGILAVPSFITHALLGNIDWLLGLLLIVGSIIGAKLGAKILTHVNERLLTGLFGVLLVLSGIIMVVREIVG
- a CDS encoding histidine kinase, whose amino-acid sequence is MIQEHFFAERRASQTKWLLSLASKTLEYMRGGLSQQNCQAVCELLLPETQAMAVAMTDDRVVLGYAGRFAEDFPLGSPIHTAATHEALSTQEAQVFSSTGATAATSGSPIIPAGIVAPLLVRNASLGTLKLYYEAPELIDETQMAISEGFAELLSTQLSMAELDRQVELATKAELQALQSQINPHFLFNTINTIAALIRTDPDRARVLLREFATFYRRTLENSDDLITVEREIEQTTRYLGFEVARFGESRIRQVVHVEPGLEIVRVPAFIIQPIIENSVNHAMRPEGPLTLTIDVHADGGDAVIAVSDDGLGMTQETAERLVHGECRASDRGTGIALHNVDARLHACFGGDSGMTIDTQLGVGTTVTMRIAGAVAELWGDDDDEDDGGDFEDA
- a CDS encoding response regulator transcription factor translates to MLKAMIVDDEAPARSELRFLLDEVGDVEVVAEADNVRAAIENLKKSHCDVMFLDINMPGVNGMQLAEALSKLKNLPAVVFVTAYGEYAASAFDVNAVDYLVKPVETDRLRRAVDKVRAALGTTVAKSQPASERIPVEKGGKKILVPVDKIRYITAKDDYSCLYTEDDHYLSTISLTNLEARLADANFFRVHRRHIVNLSYVSEVESIPGGTLQLTMRDDNEKIPVSRRRVAPLKKVLKL
- a CDS encoding metallophosphoesterase family protein; amino-acid sequence: MEAVPASLTHGTGSLSSAAARVEPELAPEPVLPVLPLRVVEPGSERQFRIDVLSDTHGVLSTAAFRACAGADLIVHAGDICADDIIARLEMQAPVIAVLGNNDWPGQYGPNVQAMARFERLGITFKVTHIPSKLAPLDTCIAICGHTHIAEVTDVGACTIVNPGSVTRPRAAGGPTMARIVLEENFVRSIRIIHLNADER
- a CDS encoding homoserine O-succinyltransferase; this encodes MPITIPDGLPAKGILEDERIFALEEDVAAKQDIRPLNLVLLNLMPKKIETETQILRLISKSPLQVHLDFMHMGSHESKNTPADHLVRFYETFDELKDRKYDGLIITGAPIEHLPFEDVDYWPELQRVLDWSRENVFSTMHICWGALAGLYHRYGVPKRMLPAKMFGIFPHRLCDEYQFLTNGFDEVFMMPHSRHAAFDEADIERVPELQVLGHSDVAGSSLIASRDLREIYVTGHFEYGKFTLRDEYERDVAARKPIELPVNYYPGDDPAQEPLFTWRSHANLLYRNWLNYVYQMTPFDPQQISASYEGYRYDERIWNVGAHK
- the upp gene encoding uracil phosphoribosyltransferase, which codes for MSDVAAEFDPKRFTVIDHPLVQHKMHILRDKATATKQFRELVSELAIFEGYEAMRDLPLEDVEVETPLETATCKRLAGKKVAIIPILRAGLGMVDGLLTLVPSARVGHVGMYRDPETHEPHEYYCKLPEDIANRTCLVVDPMLATGGSLTAAIKYLRDAGARDIRCLVLVAAPEGVRTALDFDPDIRLYTCALDRELNDHAYILPGLGDAGDRIFGTK